A segment of the Corynebacterium resistens DSM 45100 genome:
CCATTCGCCAATAGCGGTACTCATCAACGACGTTGCGACGATCACCATTATCGAGCAGTTCTGGATCAAAATAGTCTTGGGTAGGGCGCGGTGTGCCGGGAAATTCTTCCTCCCACGGTCCCATTCCCACTGGGTGATCGAACCACTCAGTTGGTCCACGCCCAGAAGCGGAGGGACTCGGCACTGGATTCGTGCCCTCTCCTTGTTCCGGGTTAGGCACCGGCCAGCCCCAGATCCTCGAGTCCCAGCAAGTAGCGGTACTCCACACCCTCGGCTTCGATGACATCCTTCGCGCCCGTAGCGCGGTCCACCACTGTGGCAACGCCAACCACCGTCGCGCCTGCCTCGCGGGCAGCGGCCACAGCCGTCAATGGAGAATTGCCTGTCGTTGTGGTGTCTTCCACAACCAGCACTCGCTTGCCCTCGATATTCGGGCCCTCAATCCGGCGCTGCATGCCGTGCTTCTTGGCTTCCTTGCGCACCACGAAGGCATCAATGTCATCGCCAGCATGCATGATGGAAGTTGCCACCGGATCTGCGCCCAAAGTGAGGCCACCCACGTGAGCGTAATCCCAGTCTGCGGTCAGTTCGCGCAACAGCTGTCCAATCAGTTTGGAAGCTTCGCGGTGCAAGGTAGCGCGGCGCAAATCCACGTAATAGTCAGCTTCTTTACCTGAAGACAAAGTCACTTTGCCGTGGACCACGGCCAGCTCCTTGACTAGTTCGGCTAGGCGCTGCTTCTTGGTTTCGTCGATGCTCATTTTTCTCCCCAGTATTGGGCGCTTGCGGGCCTCACAGCTTCACCGCTGCATACCCATCGAAACGGTTAGATTCCACTTTCAACACTTCAGAGACTACCGCCGTCCCCACGGAAACCTTAAACGGTACGGGCACCCTAGGTTGGTGGGATTTGGCGTCGAAAAAAGATAGCATTCCCCACATAGCTAAAACCCAATAGATACGAAAGCCGAAGTAGCAGTGGCCAAAGAAGTTAATCCGAACACCATTCCTTCCGACGAAGGCACGCCCACCAGCCCAAATCCAGGCGAGGCATCGCCGGCCATTGGTAACGAAAAACCAGCAGGCAAAAGGCGTACGGGAGTGCCAGTAGCCGCCGCCATCGCCGCTGCCCTCATCGTAGGGGCCGCCACGGGCGCGGGAGGATACGTGTTGGGCAAACAGCAGGGGCATGACCAAGCTCAACAAGAAGCCATCGATGCGAAGATCCCACCGGCGGGTGCAAATGGCACACGAGGAGACGGGCCGAAGGCACTGCCCGATGGCACGTACAACGCTTCGATCGTGGGGCCGGGCAAGAAGATCGAAAGCAATAAGGACATTTTGAATGTCCATCGTCGCAATGCGGAGGATCCATTCGCGATCGGAGCTATCGATGCGCCCGTAGTCATCTCCGAATTCGCAGATATGGAATGCCCCTTCTGCGCATCTTTCCACAACGAAACCCGCAGCAAGATCGTGCAGAACTACGTTGACAAAGGGCTCGTGCGCTTGGAGTGGAACGATCTTCCTATCAACGGAAAAAATGCAGTAGAAGGAGCTAAAGCTGGCCGCGCAGCGGCGAAGCAAGGCAAATTCCAAGAGTTCATGGATCAGCTGTACACCGCTTCTAAGGACAAGCAGGGTCACCCTGGCTACAAGATCGAGGACTTCGTGAAGTTCGCCGAAGCCGCCGGTGTGCCCGATATCGAAAAGTTCCGCAAGGATGCCACCAGCAAGGAATTCGATAAGCCGGTCAACGAAGCCCGACAGTATGGAACATCCATCGGGGTAAGCGGCACGCCGGCCTTCGTCGTGGGGACGAAGTTCGTTTCCGGTGCCCAGCCGTGGGATGTGTTCAAGAAGGTGATCGACGAAGAATTAGAGCGGGTTGCTTCCGGCGAAGTTCCAGCTCCGGCTGAGCAGTCGAAGTAGCTTCAATGCAGGGCAGTTCGGCTTCACCCGACCACTGTCCTAATCGCTACTCATCACCTTCCACGATCTCCCCATCGACGGTCTCAATTTCTGCCTCAATGGGGGCAATCGGTTCAGGTCGGGCGTGACGTGCGTCCGGAGCGCGATGGCGACCTTTACGCCGGCGCATCTGGGCAGCATGGGAAAGCTCATCTCCGAAAATCGCAGTTTCCTGCTCCACGCGGATCACACGTGCGTACTGGGAATGGGAACTCGAAATATGATCTGGATCCTCACCCAATGAAGGAATGCTGCCCTCAGTTTCATCGTGCAGTGGGAAGTCTTCGCCTTCCCAGTCGCCCTCGGTGCGTCCGGTAGATCGGGACGGGAACTCGACAGGCCCCGCCGGACGCTCGATATAGGGTCGCTTCGTTGCAGAATCGTCGGGCTTACCAGCGGAATCCTTCTTGGCGGACTCATCGATACTCCCCGCCCTATCGGCGTGGCGCTGGGCGCTGGGATCGTGTTTATCCTCCACAGCACGCAAATGGCCGGGCCGAGCCTTGCCAGACTTTGCCTTTTTGGGCTTCTCAGCTGTATCTTCCGCCGCTGTTTCGGTTGCTCCTGTCCCCCCGGCTGTTAGCGCGGAAACCCCCGGCCACGCTCGGGTTGGATCGGCGAAATCCATCGCCAAAGGCGTGCTCATGATCAACGGTGGCAACACCATCGCGGCATCCGCCAACGTGCGTACCACCGGCAGCACCTGATCCCACACACTCATATCGAGTTTGCGAGACATCCTCACTACTACCCAGTCGTTTTCCCAGATCACGTCGGAAACGACATGGGCTAACGCTGCTAGACCATCTTCCACACGTTCATCAAGCATGCGGTCCAACGCACGGATGTCGGTCGTGAATCCGTAATAGGGCGGTTGATCCAATAGCTCCGCACGGCGCATCCCCGCAGGTACCGCACCCGCCACGGAATAATAGACCGTCACCGGGGAGAGCGCGGGCCGGCGCATTCGTAGCACCGTGGCTCCCGCTAGGTCGCCGAAAACGACTTCGTATCCCTCGAAAAAGCCTGCTACAACATCACGCAACACCAACTGCTCGGGCTGCATGGCATTTAATAGCGCTTCAGGTAGTTCTTGGGCTGCCTTTCGGTCCTCGCGAAGGTGCTCAAACCCATTGTCCTGCGCCCACGCTCGTCGGCGCTTACGGCCACGGATGAACCGGAGGCCCTCATCAACTTTTGTCGA
Coding sequences within it:
- the pyrE gene encoding orotate phosphoribosyltransferase, with amino-acid sequence MSIDETKKQRLAELVKELAVVHGKVTLSSGKEADYYVDLRRATLHREASKLIGQLLRELTADWDYAHVGGLTLGADPVATSIMHAGDDIDAFVVRKEAKKHGMQRRIEGPNIEGKRVLVVEDTTTTGNSPLTAVAAAREAGATVVGVATVVDRATGAKDVIEAEGVEYRYLLGLEDLGLAGA
- a CDS encoding DsbA family protein, with amino-acid sequence MAAALIVGAATGAGGYVLGKQQGHDQAQQEAIDAKIPPAGANGTRGDGPKALPDGTYNASIVGPGKKIESNKDILNVHRRNAEDPFAIGAIDAPVVISEFADMECPFCASFHNETRSKIVQNYVDKGLVRLEWNDLPINGKNAVEGAKAGRAAAKQGKFQEFMDQLYTASKDKQGHPGYKIEDFVKFAEAAGVPDIEKFRKDATSKEFDKPVNEARQYGTSIGVSGTPAFVVGTKFVSGAQPWDVFKKVIDEELERVASGEVPAPAEQSK
- a CDS encoding type III secretion system chaperone family protein yields the protein MTGSVLTLLIGLAFLGLAIWLLWRAGTQGTAGTGSAASSSTPTGIPDADALQDREDRGVEIEKLPEQTVSETTPAPAASATEASEGEPAPTALEALPEQEAPAAAERPSEPPLISGDSIESTKVDEGLRFIRGRKRRRAWAQDNGFEHLREDRKAAQELPEALLNAMQPEQLVLRDVVAGFFEGYEVVFGDLAGATVLRMRRPALSPVTVYYSVAGAVPAGMRRAELLDQPPYYGFTTDIRALDRMLDERVEDGLAALAHVVSDVIWENDWVVVRMSRKLDMSVWDQVLPVVRTLADAAMVLPPLIMSTPLAMDFADPTRAWPGVSALTAGGTGATETAAEDTAEKPKKAKSGKARPGHLRAVEDKHDPSAQRHADRAGSIDESAKKDSAGKPDDSATKRPYIERPAGPVEFPSRSTGRTEGDWEGEDFPLHDETEGSIPSLGEDPDHISSSHSQYARVIRVEQETAIFGDELSHAAQMRRRKGRHRAPDARHARPEPIAPIEAEIETVDGEIVEGDE